A region from the Triticum aestivum cultivar Chinese Spring chromosome 3D, IWGSC CS RefSeq v2.1, whole genome shotgun sequence genome encodes:
- the LOC123077518 gene encoding ABC transporter B family member 11 has protein sequence MAPAGGAGGAAAAAKRVPMYRLFAFADRRDAALMAVGAAAAMANGVAMPFLAFLVGDLVDAFGPAHRADLVHAVSKVAVRFVYLALASGVAGFLQVSCWMVTGERQAARIRGLYLETILRQDISFFDVETSTGEVIERMSSDTVLIQDAIGEKVGKFLQLVSTFLGGFIIAFTRGWLLSLVMLSSIPPVVAAATVMSLVLSKLSNRSQMAYAEAGKVVEQTIGSIRTVISFTGESRAISEYKEHLKISYKSAVHQGIAGGLGVGSLLLIVFCSYGLAVWYGAKLIIEKGYTGGYIINVLMAIMTGAMALGQSSPCLTAFASGQIAAHKMFATIYRKPEIDASDKCGLILENFVGNVELKDVHFSYPARPEQLIFNGFSISIPTGMTVALVGESGSGKSTVIGLVERFYDPQSGEVLLDGVNLKQLNLSWVRQKIGLVSQEPILFTTTIRENIEYGKKGATEEEIRRSTVLANAAKFIDKLPNGLDTMVGEHGTQLSGGQKQRIAIARAILKNPSILLLDEATSALDAESERVVQDALNNIMVNRTTIVVAHRLSTVKNADTISVLHRGQLVEQGPHVELIKDPDGAYSQLLRLQEVNTKREGSHGDDSSRLQSASDTANSASQHSSIKPSFGRSMSRYSPQGGSRRNSQTFSLHEHETEGVDDAKSGKNVIRRLLYLHKPEIPILLLGCTAAAANGAILPVFGMLLSSAINTFYEPPQQLRKDSVFWAEMYVMLGVISIFVIPLQYALFNMAGGKLIERIRAVSFSRVVYQEIGWFDDPLNSSGAIGSRLSGDAASVKSIAGDVLSLIVQSISTAVVGIVIAMISNWKLACIVLSFLPCVIAQSYAQTRLMRGFGADAKEMYEQASTIATDAIGNIRTVASFCAEEKIIENYRKKCEGPVRQGVRQGAISGVGYGFSFALLFCFYAISFYVGARFVHNGTAEVGQVFRVFFALTMMAVGVSQSSSLARDFAKVQNAAASIFKIIDRKSKIDASHEVGTTLEAVEGNIELQHVSFKYPARTDVQIFRDLCLRIPSGKTVALVGESGSGKSTVIALIERFYDPDSGGIFLDGVDLKTLKLTWLRQQIGLVGQEPVLFNDTIRANIAYGKMEQVSEDEIVAVAKAANADRFISTLPNGYDTSVGERGVQLSGGQKQRIAIARAILKNPKLLLLDEATSALDAESERMVQEALDRVTIGRTTVVVAHRLSTISAADKIAVVKNGVVAEEGRHEQLLRLPGGAYASLVALQSSSS, from the exons gccgccgcggcgaagaGGGTGCCGATGTACCGGCTGTTCGCGTTCGCCGACCGGCGGGACGCGGCGCTGATGGCGGTCGGCGCCGCGGCGGCCATGGCCAACGGCGTCGCGATGCCCTTCCTCGCCTTCCTCGTCGGCGACCTCGTCGACGCCTTCGGCCCCGCCCACCGCGCCGACCTCGTCCACGCCGTCTCCAAG GTTGCTGTCAGATTTGTGTATCTAGCATTAGCTTCTGGAGTAGCAGGTTTTCTTC AGGTGTCATGCTGGATGGTGACTGGAGAAAGACAGGCTGCACGCATCCGTGGGCTGTACCTCGAGACCATACTTAGACAAGATATATCATTTTTCGATGTGGAGAcgtcaactggagaagttattgaAAGGATGTCTAGTGACACAGTGTTAATTCAAGATGCAATTGGAGAAAAG GTGGGCAAGTTTCTCCAACTGGTATCAACATTTCTGGGTGGATTTATTATTGCATTTACAAGAGGCTGGCTTCTGTCCCTTGTTATGTTGTCAAGTATTCCTCCTGTTGTAGCAGCTGCTACAGTCATGTCACTTGTTCTATCAAAGTTATCAAACCGTTCCCAGATGGCCTATGCTGAAGCGGGGAAAGTGGTTGAACAGACAATAGGATCAATCAGAACG GTGATATCTTTCACCGGAGAGAGCAGAGCAATTAGTGAATACAAAGAGCATTTGAAAATATCATACAAGTCAGCAGTCCACCAGGGTattgccgggggccttggagttGGTTCACTTCTGCTTATTGTTTTCTGCAGCTATGGACTAGCTGTATGGTATGGTGCAAAGCTGATTATTGAAAAGGGATATACTGGTGGCTATATCATTAATGTGTTGATGGCCATCATGACTGGTGCAAT GGCTCTTGGACAGTCTTCTCCATGCTTAACTGCTTTTGCATCAGGACAGATTGCGGCTCACAAAATGTTTGCAACCATTTATAGAAAACCTGAGATTGACGCGAGTGATAAGTGTGGCCTTATATTGGAGAACTTTGTTGGAAAtgttgagttgaaagatgtccATTTCAGTTACCCTGCACGGCCTGAGCAACTTATCTTCAATGGCTTCTCTATAAGCATTCCAACTGGCATGACGGTGGCACTGGTTGGGGAGAGTGGAAGCGGGAAATCTACTGTAATTGGCTTGGTAGAGAGATTCTATGATCCACAATCAGGTGAAGTTCTTCTGGATGGTGTTAATCTGAAACAGCTAAACCTTAGCTGGGTAAGACAGAAAATAGGGCTTGTTAGCCAAGAACCTATTCTTTTCACAACTACTATACGAGAAAACATAGAATATGGAAAGAAGGGTGCGACAGAGGAAGAAATTAGGAGATCAACTGTGCTTGCTAATGCTGCGAAGTTCATCGACAAGTTACCAAAT GGACTGGATACAATGGTTGGTGAGCATGGGACACAACTATCTGGtggacagaaacaaagaattgCAATCGCAAGAGCAATTTTGAAGAACCCCAGCATACTACTTCTTGATGAAGCTACAAGCGCACTTGATGCCGAGTCTGAACGTGTAGTTCAAGATGCACTAAATAATATCATGGTGAACAGAACCACAATAGTTGTAGCACATCGCCTGAGCACTGTAAAAAATGCTGATACAATATCAGTGCTACATCGTGGACAGCTTGTGGAGCAAG GGCCACATGTTGAGTTGATAAAGGATCCCGATGGAGCCTACTCCCAACTTTTACGGCTGCAAGAGGTTAATACGAAAAGGGAGGGATCTCATGGAGATGACTCCAGCAGGTTACAATCAGCATCTGATACTGCAAATTCTGCAAGTCAACATAGCAGTATAAAGCCATCCTTTGGGAGATCTATGAGTAGATATTCACCACAGGGTGGAAGCAGAAGAAACTCGCAAACATTCTCATTGCATGAACATGAAACCGAAGGGGTTGATGATGCCAAGTCAGGGAAGAATGTGATCAGACGCCTGCTGTACCTCCATAAGCCTGAGATTCCAATCCTTCTGTTAGGATGCACTGCTGCTGCAGCCAATGGTGCTATACTTCCTGTGTTTGGCATGCTGCTTTCAAGTGCCATTAACACATTCTATGAACCACCACAACAATTGCGAAAAGACTCCGTATTCTGGGCAGAGATGTATGTGATGTTGGGTGTTATCTCCATCTTTGTCATCCCATTGCAATACGCTTTGTTCAACATGGCAGGTGGTAAACTTATCGAGCGCATACGTGCGGTTTCATTTAGTCGGGTTGTTTACCAGGAAATAGGATGGTTCGATGACCCTCTGAACAGCAG CGGCGCAATAGGCTCCAGACTATCAGGGGACGCGGCGTCTGTTAAAAGCATTGCTGGGGATGTCTTGTCATTGATAGTGCAAAGCATAAGCACTGCTGTTGTCGGTATCGTAATAGCCATGATTTCAAACTGGAAACTAGCATGCATTGTATTGTCCTTCCTTCCTTGCGTGATTGCACAGAGTTATGCTCAAACGAGGTTAATGAGGGGTTTTGGTGCTGATGCCAAG GAAATGTATGAACAAGCGAGCACAATTGCCACTGATGCCATCGGTAACATCAGAACTGTTGCTTCATTTTGTGCAGAAGAGAAAATAATTGAAAACTACCGAAAGAAATGTGAAGGTCCTGTGAGACAAGGAGTTCGTCAGGGGGCTATAAGTGGCGTGGGTTATGGATTCTCATTCGCGTTGCTCTTCTGTTTTTATGCCATATCCTTTTACGTTGGAGCTCGCTTTGTACACAATGGGACTGCAGAAGTTGGGCAAGTCTTCAGG GTCTTCTTCGCTTTAACCATGATGGCTGTTGGAGTTTCTCAGTCGAGTTCCCTTGCTCGGGATTTTGCCAAAGTGCAAAATGCAGCTGCCTCCATTTTCAAGATTATTGATAGGAAATCCAAGATTGACGCAAGCCATGAGGTAGGAACGACACTAGAGGCAGTGGAAGGGAATATAGAGTTGCAGCACGTGAGCTTCAAGTACCCTGCTCGGACCGATGTGCAAATCTTTAGAGATTTGTGCTTGAGGATACCATCTGGCAAG ACTGTTGCGCTTGTCGGGGAAAGCGGAAGTGGGAAATCTACGGTGATAGCCTTGATCGAGAGGTTCTACGATCCTGACTCTGGCGGCATCTTTCTAGATGGGGTGGATCTGAAGACCCTCAAGCTCACCTGGCTCAGGCAGCAGATTGGTCTGGTAGGCCAAGAGCCGGTCCTCTTCAATGACACCATCAGAGCAAACATCGCCTACGGCAAGATGGAGCAGGTATCCGAGGATGAGATCGTTGCCGTCGCCAAGGCCGCCAACGCCGACAGGTTCATCTCCACCCTCCCAAACGGGTACGACACGAGCGTCGGCGAGCGCGGGGTGCAGCTGTCGGGTGGGCAGAAGCAGCGGATAGCCATCGCCAGGGCGATCCTCAAGAACCCCAAGCTGCTGCTCCTGGACGAGGCGACCAGCGCGCTGGACGCGGAGTCGGAGCGCATGGTGCAGGAGGCCCTGGACAGGGTGACGATCGGGAGAACAACTGTGGTCGTGGCTCACCGGCTGTCGACTATCTCCGCCGCCGACAAGATTGCAGTGGTCAAGAACGGGGTGGTCGCCGAGGAAGGGCGGCATGAGCAGCTCCTTCGCCTGCCCGGTGGTGCCTACGCGTCCCTTGTTGCCTTGCAGTCTAGCAGTTCCTGA